DNA from Mesorhizobium sp. B2-1-1:
TTCCGATTTGGCACGAAAAAGAGCCAGATCGGCGGCATTGACGAAATCCTTCGGCGTTTCGTTCTCGGTGGGCACCGCTGTTGCGACGCCAACGCTGATGGTCACGCGATCCGAGCCGTGGGGTATGTTCAGCTCCCGCACGCTCTGGACGAGCTGCTCTGCGATCGCACTGGATTGTTCCAGTAAAGTGTCGACCAGCACGATGACGAACTCTTCGCCTCCGTACCGCGCAGCGAGATCGGTGGAACGGCCGGAACCGCTCTGGATTACGCGGGCGATTTGCTTGAGCACCTCGTCGCCGGCCATATGGCCATAGGTATCATTGTATCGTTTGAAGTTGTCGGCATCGATCATCAACAGCGACAATGGGGATTGTGCGCGAAAAGCACGCTTCCATTCAGACGCCAGATATTCGTCAAAATAGCGCCTGTTGCCGAGGCCCGTCAGGCCATCGATCCGCGTCAGACGTTCAAGCTCGAGATTAGCACTGATCAGCTGTCGCTGGCTTTCCCTTAGCGCTCGGTATGCAGCTTCTCGCTGGACGTGATCCAGATAGGCCCGCGTGTGATATCGAACGCGTGCAATCAGCTCGATACGATCCGGAAGCTTTACGAGATAATCGTTCGCTCCCGCAGCGAACGCTTCGCCCTTGGTGGCTGGGTCTTCCTTGCTCGACAGCACAATGACTGGTACCGCGCGTGTCGAAGCATGCTTCCGGTATTCTCGCACCAGATGCAGCCCATCGACCCCGGGCATGACGAGATCCTGCAGGATGACGGTTGGCTTTACCTCGTCGGCGACCGTGATCGCTCTCAAAGGGTCGGTGCAGAAGTGTAACGAGATATCAGGCTCGCTGGCTAGAGCGCGCCTGACCGCCTCGCAAACCATGATCTGGTCATCGATGAGCAGAACCATGGATGAATAGTTATCTGCAAGTGGTGGGACCAGCTGTGGTTCTAGCGTCATCGGACGAACCCTTTCACCTGGAGCGCTGAAAGGGCTTCGATTATGCGTGAGCCGATCGCACTCAAAGGAAGAATATCAACAGCCGCGCCGACATCGGCGGCGGCCTTCGGCATGCCGTAAACGGCGCTGGTTGCTCTATCCTGCGCGATTGTGAGATGCCCCTTGTCGCGGAGCTGTCTCAACCCGTGCGCACCATCCTTGCCCATGCCTGTGAGCAGGACTCCAATCACCGAGCCAGGCCACCATTGCGCGGCACTTTCGAAGAACACATCTACGGACGGCCGATAAACGCTGTCCTCGGGGCTAGGCGTATAGCCAAGTTGCTGAGCTGACTTGAAAACCAGATGATCCGCGGAACTGGCAATGAGAACGGTGCCCGCTTGAGGACTATCGTTTTCCCGCGCTGGACGGATCGGGAGAGGCGTATGCTGGCCGAGCCAATCAGCAAGGCCTGGAACGAATTGGGCATCGAGATGCTGTACGAGCACGATGGCGGCGGCGAAATCAACGGGAAACGCGCTCAGGACTGCGGCAACGGCGGCCGGCCCGCCAGCAGAGGCACCGATTGCAATTAGCCGTCGAGCTGTCGGCTCAGCCGCACGGGACATCCTCCTTCTTGCCTTGCCCGGCGCATCGCCGATCAGCTTGCCGATCGTTGCTATCTTGTTGGTCAACAGCCGTGCGGATTGCGAGGACGCATCACCTTCGATGCCTACTGAGGGAATATCGACGGCGTCGAGCGCGCCATGCGCCATCGCTTCGTAGACGCCGGCGACGTTGGCTTCGATACTGGCGGTCACCAGCAAGATTGAACATGGGGTTTCCGCCATGATTCTGCGGGTCGCTTCCACCCCGTCCATCTCTGGCATCGCTAGATCCATGAGTATCAGATCCGGCAGATCACGTCTGCAGACCTCGACCGCCTCACGCCCATTGGTCGCAATCCATGCGACTTGGTGTTCGCCGGTCGACATGACCAGCCGGCGCAGAAGTTCAACCGCCATCGGCATGTCGTTGACTACGCCAATTCTCATTCGTTGATCGCCAATTTCGATCTCATTCAGTCGCCTCGCCGATCATGTCCACGACGGCATGGATCAGCGCCTCGTCCTGAAAGGTACTCTTGGTCAGATAATAGTCGGCACCGGCGTCAAGCCCGCGCGAGCGGTCTTCTTCCCGATCCTTGTATGAAACGATCATGATGGGTGTGTTCCTGAGATGGACGTCCTTTCTGATCAGGCTCACCAGTTCGATACCATCCATGCGCGGCATGTCTATGTCAGTGACGACGAGATCAAAAGGACCAGATCGGACGGCATTCCACCCGTCCATACCGTCGACTGCCACTTCGACGTCATAACCGTGATTGCCCAGCATCTTGCGCTGGAGTTCGCGAACCGTGAGTGAATCGTCAATCACCAGCACGCGCTTGCGTCTGCTCGGTCCGGGACCGCCCGCGGCTCGCCGAAGGGCTCGAAATCCGCTGGACGACGCAAGCTTTTCCACCGATCGAACCAGATCATTGACGTCGAAGATCAGAACAGGCGAACCGTCCTCCATCAGGGCCGCTGCGCTGATGTCCTTGATCTTGGCAAACCGGGAATCGAGAGGTCTGATCACCAGTTCGCGTTCCCCGAGAAAACGGTCGACGATTACGCCGTAGGCGTCCCCCCGACCCGTTTCCACCACGACGACCGAGAGTTCCTCTGGTTCGGACGCAGACTCTCCTCGATCCAGCACCTCGCGCGCTGTCACCAACCCGATCTGTCGATCGTTCAAGCGAAAATGCGGGCGGCCCTGCAGGAGGTTGATCTCCACCCGCTGCAATTTCATTGTCTTGGAGATGGCAGCGAGTGGAAACGCATAGGGCTCCCCATCGACTTCGACGAGTAAGGTGCGCAGGACTGACAACGTCAGCGGCAGTTGCAGTTGAAACCGGGTTCCTCGACCAAATTCCGAGGAGACGCTCGTGATTCCGCGAACCTCCTTCGTCATCGCCTGCACTGCGTCGAGTCCCACGCCACGGCCGGAGACGTCGGACAGGCCAACTTTCATCGAAAAGCCGGGCAGAAAAAGGAATGCCAGCAATTCCGTTTCGCTGAGCGCGTCGGCGCTTTCCCTGGTTGCAAACTGCCGGGCGACGACAGTCTCGCGCAGCTTCGAGAGCTCGATCCCTCTGCCGTCGTCCACCACGGCTATTTGCAGCAGTCCGGCATTGTGCCTCGCTTCGAGCCTGATGAGTCCCTCTTCGGGTTTGCCGGTTGCGAGGCGCTCATCAGGCGGTTCAAGCCCATGGTCTACCGCGTTGCGCAGAAGATGCCCCAAGGGGGCATCCAGCTGCTCGAGGATATCGCGGTCGATGCCGGTCGAGCCGCCTATGATCTCCAGTCGCACTCGCTTGCCAAGTGTACGACCGAGGTCGCGGACCGTTCTTGCGTAATGTCTCACCCCGTCTTCAAAAGGTCGCATCCGGCTCGCCAACGTCTCCTCGTACAATCGGTTGGCAAGATCGGTGGCTTTCCGATCGACTGAATCCAACTCATCGAGACGCTCCGCCAAGAAGGCTTGGCTCAACCGAAGCTTTCGCTGCGTTTCAACCAGCGCTTCCACCACAGCCGCATCTTTTGTGACCGGCAGCAGCACTGCATCAAGATTGTCGAACGCACTTGCGATGTCTGATTGAAGGTGCTTCAGCCGCAGCAGCCCGTCAGCGAATGGCCTGAGCCGCCGAGCTTCCATCAGCGACTCGCCGGCCAAACCGAGCAATCGGTTCAGGCTTTCTGCCGTCACCCGAACCATTCTATCTGAGCCGATGCTCCCTCGGGCTTGAGCTTTCGGCTCGACAAGGGGGTTCGCTGACGAGGTTGCCGCCGGCTCCTTTCGGCTATGCTCTGGCGTTGCGAAATCAGCTGCCGAATCTTGGGGTGCGGGCTCGGGGAGGGACAGTTCCTCAAACTTCGCCAGAAAGCTTTCGACTTCCGGGTTGACGCTCTCGTTCGATGATCCCGATGCGATCAATTTCAGAAGGTCAGAGCCTTGCAGAAGCGCATCTATATGCTCCTTGCGTACCCTCAGATGCCCACGTTGCGCGGCGACCAAGCAATCTTCCATTGCATTTGCAACTTTGACGGCGGGCGTCAGATCGATGATGCGGGCTGCTCCTTTCAGCGAATGCGCGGCCCGCATGCATTCTTCCAGTGCGTCGGTGGCGACAGGATCGCGTTCGAGCGCCAGAAGGCCGGAGGTCAAAGCCTGTGATTGCGTCTCCAGTTCGGCCTGGAAAAGGCTCAACATCGAAACCTGGCTGAAGTCCTCATCTGTCATGCCATGCTCCGATCCATCATCGTGAGCAGTTGTCCCGGGTCGAGACAGCCAACAGCCCGTTCCCGCCAGGGCAAAACGGCAACAGTAGCCGCCGACAGCGTCTTGCCGATCGTAGCTGGCACGGCGAGAGTGTCGCGTGCCCGGTAGCGATGTAAGCCGTGGACCTCATCAACCGTGAAAGCAACCCGCTTGTCCCGCTCGCCCACCACGACGAGGCGGCGAAATATCTTGGCTCGTCTGCCTTGTTCCTCCTCCTTGGGTTCGTCGATCCCGAGCAATTCAGCGAGCGACAGGCAAATCAGCAATTCGCCCCGGACATTGGCGATGCCGAGCACTGCACTATTCCTGCGGTGTGGAAGGGAATGAACGGGACGGGATTCAGCCACTTCATGAAAAATGCCAGCTGGAAGCGCCAGCCATTCGTGCCCCAACCGGAAGAGAACGGCCGTCTGTGGCGCTTCATCGTCCGCCGAAACGACCGCTGCACGACCAGCGCTATCGGGCCATTCGCCGCGATATGCCGAGGGCGCCGCACGATCAAGGAGGCGCCGTGCAATCTTCCTGTAGGTCGGGCAATTCCGGCAGTGTAGATGCTGCTCCAGTTGGGGACAGGACTTGTCACCCCGAACGCCTATCCGCCGCCAGCAATCGTCGATTTCAATCTGCTCCACTGGCAGAGCGATCCTTGTCGAAGCCGGCATCAGGTGCCGCTCCTTTTCTGGACCCGGACCAGCCTGTCGGCCAGCGCCTCGGCGCCGCTG
Protein-coding regions in this window:
- a CDS encoding response regulator codes for the protein MTLEPQLVPPLADNYSSMVLLIDDQIMVCEAVRRALASEPDISLHFCTDPLRAITVADEVKPTVILQDLVMPGVDGLHLVREYRKHASTRAVPVIVLSSKEDPATKGEAFAAGANDYLVKLPDRIELIARVRYHTRAYLDHVQREAAYRALRESQRQLISANLELERLTRIDGLTGLGNRRYFDEYLASEWKRAFRAQSPLSLLMIDADNFKRYNDTYGHMAGDEVLKQIARVIQSGSGRSTDLAARYGGEEFVIVLVDTLLEQSSAIAEQLVQSVRELNIPHGSDRVTISVGVATAVPTENETPKDFVNAADLALFRAKSEGRNRIALQMSRA
- a CDS encoding chemotaxis response regulator protein-glutamate methylesterase, with the protein product MRIGVVNDMPMAVELLRRLVMSTGEHQVAWIATNGREAVEVCRRDLPDLILMDLAMPEMDGVEATRRIMAETPCSILLVTASIEANVAGVYEAMAHGALDAVDIPSVGIEGDASSQSARLLTNKIATIGKLIGDAPGKARRRMSRAAEPTARRLIAIGASAGGPAAVAAVLSAFPVDFAAAIVLVQHLDAQFVPGLADWLGQHTPLPIRPARENDSPQAGTVLIASSADHLVFKSAQQLGYTPSPEDSVYRPSVDVFFESAAQWWPGSVIGVLLTGMGKDGAHGLRQLRDKGHLTIAQDRATSAVYGMPKAAADVGAAVDILPLSAIGSRIIEALSALQVKGFVR
- a CDS encoding hybrid sensor histidine kinase/response regulator yields the protein MTDEDFSQVSMLSLFQAELETQSQALTSGLLALERDPVATDALEECMRAAHSLKGAARIIDLTPAVKVANAMEDCLVAAQRGHLRVRKEHIDALLQGSDLLKLIASGSSNESVNPEVESFLAKFEELSLPEPAPQDSAADFATPEHSRKEPAATSSANPLVEPKAQARGSIGSDRMVRVTAESLNRLLGLAGESLMEARRLRPFADGLLRLKHLQSDIASAFDNLDAVLLPVTKDAAVVEALVETQRKLRLSQAFLAERLDELDSVDRKATDLANRLYEETLASRMRPFEDGVRHYARTVRDLGRTLGKRVRLEIIGGSTGIDRDILEQLDAPLGHLLRNAVDHGLEPPDERLATGKPEEGLIRLEARHNAGLLQIAVVDDGRGIELSKLRETVVARQFATRESADALSETELLAFLFLPGFSMKVGLSDVSGRGVGLDAVQAMTKEVRGITSVSSEFGRGTRFQLQLPLTLSVLRTLLVEVDGEPYAFPLAAISKTMKLQRVEINLLQGRPHFRLNDRQIGLVTAREVLDRGESASEPEELSVVVVETGRGDAYGVIVDRFLGERELVIRPLDSRFAKIKDISAAALMEDGSPVLIFDVNDLVRSVEKLASSSGFRALRRAAGGPGPSRRKRVLVIDDSLTVRELQRKMLGNHGYDVEVAVDGMDGWNAVRSGPFDLVVTDIDMPRMDGIELVSLIRKDVHLRNTPIMIVSYKDREEDRSRGLDAGADYYLTKSTFQDEALIHAVVDMIGEATE
- a CDS encoding chemotaxis protein CheW, producing MPASTRIALPVEQIEIDDCWRRIGVRGDKSCPQLEQHLHCRNCPTYRKIARRLLDRAAPSAYRGEWPDSAGRAAVVSADDEAPQTAVLFRLGHEWLALPAGIFHEVAESRPVHSLPHRRNSAVLGIANVRGELLICLSLAELLGIDEPKEEEQGRRAKIFRRLVVVGERDKRVAFTVDEVHGLHRYRARDTLAVPATIGKTLSAATVAVLPWRERAVGCLDPGQLLTMMDRSMA